ATTTCTCCAGGACCCAGGCTCTATCTAAATAAAAGGTCAAATCTGTGGGAAATTGCAGACACCTTCTCAGAAAAATAGGCATAATATCTTAATTAGTTCTCTGAGTTCCTGTTATCTCCTCAGTTTTGGCCTGATTATTTCTTAGCTTTAATGAATGACTAGGGATGTTTCAACATAAGAGTAAAAGAGAGGATTAGTGCTAGATCATACCTTCATTAAGTATCAACTTTATTGTCTTGAGAATACTTCATAGATttgataaaaatatgtaatagtCTGGAGAAAAAGAATGACATGATTATAAAATGGAGCACACCTCAGAtgctcattttcatttattatgtgaactttttaaaatgtcagaaacaGTACATGTTTACTCTAAAAAAATAAGTCGGCAGTATATCTGATATTAATAAAACTAGTTTACTTCTCAGAATCAGCACAGGATTATATCTAAAAGGAATTtacttcttacttttaaaaaattgcaaaagtAGTATTAGTTATATGGatgttttctggaattttaattttaattgcatttcatTTATTGATTAATCTGACAGAAGTGATGCTGCTTTTAGAAGGTTGAACTTTCTATCCAAGAAAAAGTTACATTACTTCTTTTGTTGAACTTATCTTGGTAGCTTTcactataattttaaattgtcGTCATTTTATatctcattaatttattcacatgaatttatttattttttattatggtgGACAATACCTTTTATATCATTAGAGAGAACAATTTGCTATTGTaacaattttctatttatttaagatAGGGTATATCCCATGGATATTTGTCATGAGATTAGTCAGCTTAATGAATTATCTGTGTCATAATTTTCAGTCAGTTTTTCTacatcaaatttattttctacaaatCCATAATCagtgttttgtcttgtttttataatcaatcatcactaatttttatttccctcttcgTTTCACTGGCTAGAATTCTGGAGCAATGTTAAATAGTAATGATGATAAAACAATTTTGGTGATTACAAAATGTATAGAatcactgttttgtttattttggctgtaattttaaatatacagtcaTTAATATGTTAAAGCACTATTCTACTATTTCTAATTCACTCAgattcctcctttttctcctcttcctcctctttcttctgcttcttaaATCCGGAGTAGATGTTAAAtctatcatatgttttttctcatctattaagAGATCAGATATAACCATTCAGAAAGACATGCTTAAGAAAGGGATAGGTGTTATAAATATACAGTAACACATGGAAAAATATGATTATGCAGTAAGTGTTAGGTTCTTGGTGTCATGAATTATTTGCTCAAGTTCCCAGGAACATGAATTGCCAATATTTCACATGAAGTTTGCAATagcacaaagaaagaattttactaAAAGGAAggctaaagaaaaatcacatcgtttctaaaaaaaacaaaaacagaaacaaaacactttttttaaaaccaaggtATAGAATATTTGAGTTAAAaggtaaataataattttttactaGTATCTTATAGGTACATACTGAGCAGCTTGAGGGAAAAGACAAAGTCATTGATCTTCTCTATATCCAGTATGCTACAATAGTGGGAGTAAGATAGatattattgaatttaaaaattgctatAACCTACAGTATTTAACGGAGGTACTCAAATTGTGCAGTAACTGAATTGTATTAGAGGCACAGACAGATCTTGCTTTTCATGGTTCTCACACGTGCAGATTTCAGAGAGCACGGTTCACTTAAATAACACCAGCCACCCAACTACAGGATTCAGTTTTCATTTACCACAGTATATTAATTCTGAGTAATCGCATGAAGTACAAACTTTGCTGCTATGTAAATAACAGATACTCATTATGGTCAATCTTGctacttcttttaatatttctccaGGATTGGTTACTGAGAATCTCTTATTCAGTTCACATATAGATAGTAATGCATACCATTCTTTTCCCTCCTTGCCTCCAAGTTTATAGAGATAACTGTCAgcaaaataatttagtttttaaagcacTTCTACTGTTAGATAATGCTCTAGGTCATACTATTCTCTTAGGGTCTTGagtgaaaatgtgaaaatttgcTTTTTATCATTAAACGCAACATCATTAATCCAGTCAATGGACCAAGGAGTTATTTCAACTTTTAAGATCTTTTATCTTAGATGGACATTTGGACAGACTACAGATAATGCAATAGTAACCGAGTTTTAGAAATATGATATAAAGCATACAGCTGAAAATATTCAAGCATCCTGGCAGGAAGTAACAGTGAATAACATCTTCATAGTATGACAGGAACTTTTAGCACACTGTGCAAATAATAATCTAAATATAGTTATAAAAGAAATCGCTCACTGTGAGAATGTTGACACCGCCATCATTTTAGAGAATCTCAATATGCAGTCAGAGGAACTTACCAAAGAAAGTTTTTTGACATAAATAAGGAAAGTAGTtgcaatgaagaaaatgacattGTCTAAAGGAAGTGACACcagcaaaaaaaaccttcacaTTAAAGGAGCTGTTGGAAATATTTCATGTCTTTGAGCGCAGAAAGGATAAAGTGATAGAAGCTGATTCCCAGCTTAGAAAAGAGTGTGACAATTTACCTAAGATAGAAAAGACTATTCCATCTGGATAGTAAAGTGTATTGCAAGAAGTTGTACCACTGTTCATGCTACTTTTGATAAGCAAAATAAGCCACTTTAATTCtcaatgtttctaatattttaaattaaagtggACTAGGTaatattaatttcactttttaaaaaattttcctataCAATTACAATCAActgtaaggttttaaaaaaattttcctataCAATTACAATCAACTGTAAGggagtttttaatgttttgacaaaaaGTTTTAAAGGTCACAAAACAATCAGATTTACCCCATTTGATTCTGAGATTGTTTTTGCATAGTTTCAGCTTACACGGTCATTTCTATATCCTGCATTATTACAAGTGTTTGCATTTACATAAGATTGAGAATTTGGTACATCTACTTTGTTTTCACGGATACAATAACTACTAGAGTCATTAGATTTTCCAGTTATTCCATTTCCATTGAATACTGCATACTTCACTGTTTCGGCACGTGAAATACTTACGGAGGTACCAAACCTGgaacaaaaagataaatgaaaatgagtcCTGTGCTTTATCTTGAAAAACAATTACTTCATAAATCCAATATGTTGCTTCCAaacttatcatttttttcttgttagattattttagttaaaagagaagaaagtgacAATAGCTCTGGTGATTCCTTACACTATTTTAAGAATTCTCCAGCCCCCTCAACTGTCTAGGACCCCAAATTACCTCTGGTCTATCTGTTACCAATTTTACCCAAGAGGTCATTGAGTAATCTTGGCTTGCCCAGGACACTACTGATTTATGCCCGGTGTCTTGGTGTAATTATCAATAGTGCCTCATTTCACTCTCAGAAGTGTTCTGGTTTGGACAATAAATCATATGGTCACCCAGATTATAACTCACTTAAAATACTATCACAATCCTCCATTAGTAAAGTATATAagcttatattatttctttaaacaatgtAAAGTAGTAGAAACAAAGCAGAATTTCTTGGCTCCAGGgagacactttattttttattgcactgGGTAATGTCCTTGACCCTGATTTGACTTTGTCCTTTTACCTTGTCTCCTTTCCTTAGTATCCTAGGAAAGCATGGAGCAGTAGTATGAAATAAGGGAAGGGAAGTACAGCAAAGCTTCTGAATTTCTACCCCAAGTGCTCTCAATTCCAAGGAACTCCTAtatagaatagattttttttgctaaaaaataaTTGCCTAAGTTACAGACAAATGCTCCCGGAATTTCTTGCCTTCTCTTTATACACCTTTGACCATATATGGAGGATGGCTGTCAGAGAAACATCTTCAAAATTAGCATGCCAGATATTCCTTTATTATTGACAAAAAGGAAGAGACAGGTTAACTCACATgtcaaaatggaaaaatttgaaaCATTCTCTGCTGTGTGATTTGTGTTGTCGAGAGTAAAATTCAGATTCGTCCAGGAGATAGGTGATGGAAGACATCTAATGAGCAgctataaaaaaaggaaacatcgGTTACTTTGTACAACTGGAAGCTAATTCAAGTGCAACAGAACCAAGTTCATGTCATCAAAATTCCATTCAACAATCATTTCACTTCTTCTTGGTTCCTTGTCCCTTTTCCCTCAGTGAGATTTAAAGACCTTCTTTATTCTTCTCAAGTGTCCTACTTAACACCATCACTACACTCTTAACATTTTGCAGATGATAGGCAAAAACAAGTCATCAGATGAGCAAATACCACCCTGTAGACATCTGCAGAggttctaattttcttttctgcattCACTGTGCAATAGGTTCCCGTTCATTAAACACTCGCCTTTCCAATGAGGCCCCCCACTCTTTTCCAATTTACTTGTCTCTATCctgctttttaagttttttcctcCCCACGCTGAACTAAATCATAATGTCTTTAAAACTCTTACTGGCCTTATGAATTTTCTCTCGagatataaaagatattttgTCTTCCATTAACTTCCAAGATTCTTAAGAGAAAATCTGGAGTTTAAGCTCTGTTTTAATGCTTCTTCCTCATTCAGATTTCAAGCCGTCTCTTAACTATCCTCTTTGAGGACTGACACATACTACAgtatggatgagccttgaggacattatgctaagtaaaataagttagtcacagaaaaacaaatactctatgatttcatttatatgaggtacctagactagtcaaattcatagaaacagaaagtggaatAGTGCTTGGCAGGGGGTGGAAAGAGGGGGAAGTGGGAAGTTGTTGTTTAGTGAATACGGCGTTTCAGTTTTGCAGAATGAATAGAGTTCTAGAGATTGGTTGTACGGCAGTGTGAATGCATtgaacactactgaactgtacacttaaaaatggttaaggtgggaaattttatgttatgtatattttaccacagttttaaaaaattcattggcTGGAATCTGAGAGGACTCTAGCCAGTGAAACCCTAATAGTGAGAGTCTGTGGAACCCCAAAACTTTGGAACTTCCTTCTTTGAGGAAGAACCGGCTCAAAAGAATTATCTCTGACAGGAAATAAGTAAGTAGCTGTCAGATAAGGTAACTTCTGAAAAACTCACAGAACCATTCAGTAAGAAAGCCATTAATGGCACATGtctgttcttcttttcctccagTTTGAAGCTGTacttttcattttacataaaCGTAACATCATAAATTGCAGTTAGATAATCATTTGCATAATTCTTGATTTATTATTTCGATTCACCTTAGATTATAAGCTTTTGTAAgatttattacatatattactGTTATAGCCCCAGCATTTAGTCCACGTTGCAGACCTTAGTAAACCCTTAAGAAGCACTTGTTTGAAATGTTATCAATATTTAACCCATATTACCGACTGCATTTAAAAGACTCTTGTCAGAGTCATCTTTAAATTGTCAACTAATCCTTTATTTTTAGACATACCTTGGGCTTTGGAGATAGGCAGACTAGGATTTGAGCTTGCTTCTGCTTCTTATTACTCATGTGACCTTAAGAAATTTACTTATCCTCTGTGAATTTCAGTTTCTGGATCTTAAATTTAGGGATAACGTATAGAGACTGTTTGACAGAAGGCATGATGCCATGGGAACTAATGAAGAAAAGAGTTTCGAGAATAGTGCAATTAACAGTGAAAACACCTCAAAATGGTTAAATAATGCATATAAGTAGTGACACAAATTATTTACTATATGCCTATAACGAGCCACAAACTGGAAATCTGAGTTGGATTAATCAAGttcaaaagggaaagaagaataaTTCAGGTAGTAAAACCATAAAGGCCAAAAATCACAGAGGCATGAACCACGTTCAGATTAATGCTGATGACAAAATCTTTTGGATTGGAGCATGCTGTGTGTTacaagaaattaaacaaatggatTGTGCTGGATAGTAAGGGTTTTGGCATTCTACAGTTGGGAGTTTGGTATTTTTCTACACTcacatattaagaaaaacaacagcaaaataatcATGAGCATTGCAGTaactttatctgattttttttaaattttaacttttaaagaggGTTGTAATATATGAAGATAAGACAGATAACTTACATGATTGTACCAAGTGGTTTATAGCCCAGAGTATGATTTTTCATCACTGGACAACCGCTCTAAGGGGGAGGAGAATCGTATGATGTAATTTGCATCAGTGGTCACTTAAAATATACCTCGCAATTGGAAATAAACCCTTACTCTCTCCTTCCTGGTTctacaaaaaacagaaatcacagGGAACAAGAAATACCAAAGAAATATACTTCCATAGCTTACCATGTGGACCAGCAAATAACTGTAAATCCTTGCTTTCTGGACCCATGATACAGGAATTTTCCAATGACTCCACTCAGGGAGAAGGCAAAAGTAAAGGGCATGAAGGCCATTTATTAGGAAAGGCCAAGGAGTAATGCTGTTACCCAAATGCTCCTTACCTGTACTttaacaaaaccaagaaatttcTATGGATGTATTGCAAATCATAGCACAGACCTTGGTTCTATTCCAGTTTTCCCCATTGCCCATATTCATCAGGGAGCAGTGATTCTTTCCATGGTCACTGTTACTCATATTCCAACTCATTAGTTCAGCAGAAAAGTAACAGCAGCTACTTCCATGCCATATCCACAACTCTGAGCATAAGTAAAATCCCGGGTCTGAAAAACAAACGAGGAAAGTCTATAAAGATATGATACTGATAACACACATACGCATAATATGTATGCACAGATAAGCATATATATCAGAATTTCTAAACATTTGCATTATACATTGAAATGATTAACAGaagttatattttgaaagagatgATTGCTTAAAATATGAGAGAAGAGAGTGTGACCTGAAATGAAACAGGATTTGGATCTGGAACAAtctgaagacagaagaaaaatcgTAGCTATAGAGGGGAAAAAACGATGACGGGATTATTAAAAGCACTCAGAGAAAACTTCAGAATGTTTAGTTTGCTGTAACAGGACCCTAGTCCCTATCTATTCTGCTATGTTTTCTACAGAAACCTTATCACCTCACTGTTTCCAGTGACATTTCTATGAGACTCTGCTTTAAATGATTCATTATTTTCCCATAGATTTCAGGTTGAAATTCAGATTCTCCCCATTATTTATAGGAACCCTCATGGCACTCCAGTTTTATCTCTTATTAGTCCACTTAGCTTCCTGTCATCCATTTATCTTGAATATCTTGAATTTGTCCTGAGAATGCCATGCTATCTCATTACTTTTATGGAAATATGCCTCCAATCCCTGCACTGAATATTGTACCCCTATTCAGTCTGGACTGTTTCCTCCAACTATATTGTTTCTTGCACTATGTGTTTATGTTTATGAGCACTCATTAAACtgaattgtaatttttttgtttacttgtctgCTTCTCCTCTCACACCGTAAGTGACTCAAGATGAGAAATTGTTATAACTGTTATGcagaaaaatttatattctcaGGGTTTCCCAGGTGCTTGACATATGGTGTGCAGtgcatttttgtttaattaaagaagataaagagtgaagagagggagggataaaatCAGTGAGCATCTATAGAATTTTCCAGAGAGGAAAGGACATAGTTCATCTCTGGAAAAAATTGAATGAGCTATCCGGCAAAGCCTTGGTTTCTACTGTAATTGTTGGTGCCGTACTTTATATCCACCTTCATTTAAACTGGAAATTTGCCTGTTCATCACTCCACCCTGACCTTCCACCCTTAAAATATCCACATAAATTTCTCACTTCTGGAGAGATCTAGTGGAAAAGctgtcctctttatttatttatttggtatcTTCTTTAAATAGCAGTAGTCAGTCCACACCAGCCATCACTTCCTTTCTTGAATATGAACAGAGAAGCAAGAATCATAGGGTATATAGGAGCACCAGCACATGAAAGAGAATTCtcatgataaaagaaaaacaaaagaaaaaactgccctccccccaaaaaatgaatttctgaaaGAAGAGATTGACATCTTAAAATACACCTCTAATTAATATACTTAGATGTCTCCAAAAGATAGTATATACATAAGGTAGGAATAGGATGCTACAAAAAACAACTCTCAAGGATCATTAAAAAACATGATTGTCGAAAAAATCATCAGTagaaagattgaaaaataaaattcaggaaatcTCCCAGAATCTAATGctaaaagaggcagaaaatacaaagaaaagatgaCAATCTGCAAATCTGAACATCCAAAGGAGAGAAGTCATGGAAAGAACAGAGGAAATGAAGTAGAGAACAAAATAAACTTATAAGGAATAGCACATATCTTCCCTAAATTTGAAAGCCCTAAACTTTCAGATTGAGAAGGCCCACAGAGTACACggcaaataaataattaaaaaacactcATACCCAAGAATATCCTAGAATTTCAGATCCCCAGCAGCCAGTCAGGTCATTTTTATAGAATGAAAATTACACTGGGAACAGACCTCTTATTAACATTGTTTGCCAGAGACAATGAAGTAACTCTCTCAATATTCTctaagaaatgaatttttaaccATCAAATTTATAGTTAGCCAaattaaagactttttcagacatgCAATAATACAGAACATTTATCGCCCATATACCCAGCTAAACTCCATTAAAATGTGTGTAAATGTCAgtgttaaagaaggaaaaaagaagaaagagggaatcAAGAAAACAGTCTAACccaacagagagaggaaggaggttagtttgataaaaataataattaaacatataaagaaactaagtcaagaaagacaaaaagtGTTTACTTAATAGAAGAATTTGTAAATGGTTACcatatttccatgtttttttttaaatttcagaaatatttcaagATTTTGAACGCAGTGAAAAGACAAGGGAAAATTGGAGAAAACTATGTTACTGATGAGACTCTGAAACAGAGACAtctttcactttcattttccttctgctttaatTCTTCAAAGTACTTTGAGGTAAAGTTATTCAACACTTGTAATGTGTTTTCTAACATATTAAAATGATGTGCTCACCTGAGACATTTGTAGGCATATTCGTGGGTAATGTCGTAGTTCTCTCCACCCGTTCCGTTACATTTTCTTGCACGTCATAATGTGTCCTGCTGCCGAAGATGATGAGTTTGTAGTAATCTATAAGTCATATCAGGAGATTAATGACTTAAACATACTCAGAATCTACCAGTAAATTATACTACTATCAcagtagtcatttaaaaatttaatagagaGCACATATTTAAATGATAGCTATGTAAGTGTAGAATACTATATACTTTTAAGATTAACATTTATTTGAGATAACAATGTTTGATGTTACTCAACAGAGTACCAGTTCTTGTTTAAGGAACTGcccaaataagtttaaaaatacaaaacaaaaaatatctatGAGAAGcagagatttcaaaataaaagtgcaATTCAgtagttagtttttaaaaatgcaaaccacTCTTTTGAGATTAGGAGGCACCAGAATACATCGGTGAGCCTATGCGTTGTAATTTTGAGTTTCTTGGACAGATATAACCATAATTTATGGATACGGAATTAGTAAACACCAgcctcagaattaaaaaaaataatttccgaAGATAGGAATCATGTATCTAAGAACTTCAGAAGATTCAGAAAACATAGCATCTCCATTTTGTGGATTATTACACAGAACCTATCTTTTCTACAAGACTGATATTAGTTTATCTGCCAGCCCTTCCACCTCATagaatctttcatttttaatttaagttttatgaggattaaatgagaaacaaTCACAAAGAATGGACACTCAAGAAATGTTAACAATTTTTGTCCTAATCATCCTCTATTTCCTCAGAATGGCTTTGTACCCACTGTTGtcggagggaagggaaagggaatagCATTTCCCAATAGCACCCAGGCTTGAGAAGCGATGCTCCCCAAATActgagttgtttaaaaaaaaaaaaccttttatttatcaaatacatAATTAACggatatttaaagaaacaaagtatTGTAATGATTGGGAAGAcagtcaagaaagagaaaaaaacatgctCAATATAGCAAAGGAAAGACAATGGGGTATTAAACcataaagtgtaaaataaaatgatagatgTATGATCAAATATTCCCCACTAGTCACTTACAAACTGCACAGAACTGGAAAAGTACTTTGGGCTCTCTGACTCTGGAAACTGAGGAAAAATGTAACTATAAAGTATGGTTGGGGtaaagattaaaggagataatgcatgtgaagagCTTGGGAAAACAGTACtcaaaaaagtaagtaaattgTTATGAGAGTGTTTATTTACATTACTCAATGAAATGTTGATATAAAATGATATCCATGATACAAAAGATATTAatgtatatctttatattttaatagttattaCCTCCCATTGGCAGATACTAATTGCTTTTAGTTTCTTGTCCTTTCCTATATTTTGAAGTTTTGGCAATGTACAAGATCtttattgcaaatatattttaaagtacttgAGATTGCCTTTTTTCGTAAATGTGGAACAAACTGCTGAAAGAGTAGGTTGAGATGTGCCTTTACTTGTAAATATACTTCAGCTTTAATAGTCAAAAGCCTACTAGTTTctgcttgtttattcatttgtttgttcattcactcattcgtgTATTCAACTAATACATTCATTCAACCAAAAAGTACAGAGAATGAATAATCCACAGTCTGTGCCCTTAAGAAGCTTGCAGTATATTGGAGGAAAGAGACTCTACCCATCAATTATTATACTAATGTCAGGAACAATTATGGAAGTTCTAGAAAAAATTAGTTTATCAtttgggagaaattatttttcaaatgacagCACCATGAAGCCAGATCATATCTATCTGAAATTGTGATTCTTAgaacaaaataactggcctactaatgaaaaaattaaagaaaatcaagtaACGATAGTGGTATCTTGAAAGATGTTTGCAATTAGAATGGGTTGGGCAGGGAGAAAATGTCATGA
The genomic region above belongs to Balaenoptera musculus isolate JJ_BM4_2016_0621 chromosome 10, mBalMus1.pri.v3, whole genome shotgun sequence and contains:
- the LOC118902650 gene encoding C-type lectin domain family 12 member A-like; its protein translation is MPEEVTYATLKFSGPKTKEPRESHSLKRMGRSTPSKVWCPIAFISLLLNLVVLAGLGTLGLTNYYKLIIFGSRTHYDVQENVTERVERTTTLPTNMPTNVSDPGFYLCSELWIWHGSSCCYFSAELMSWNMSNSDHGKNHCSLMNMGNGENWNRTKLLIRCLPSPISWTNLNFTLDNTNHTAENVSNFSILTCLVPP